One Kitasatospora sp. NBC_01287 DNA window includes the following coding sequences:
- a CDS encoding helix-turn-helix transcriptional regulator: MSASSNPTVRRRRLGAQLRHLREQRGMTAEQVADVLMVSQSKISRLENGRRSISPRDVRDLCELYEVTDPKMRGSLLEMARESKQRGWWNDFGDIPYSVYIGLEAAAFSIRSYESSFVPGLLQTREYAEAVVHGTQPDTDTEAIRRRVEVRLKRQDRLTGEDQLASFWSVIDEAVLAREVGGPTVMSQQLRRLLEASEQANVNIQVIPFTRGAHPGMTGTFSLMEFPESADSTVVYFEGVTSDLYLEKEADVRRYTGLYDHLRAAAFGVAESRSLITTYAEVYENELQDPDR, encoded by the coding sequence GTGTCCGCCAGCAGCAATCCCACCGTCCGCCGCAGAAGGCTGGGGGCGCAACTGCGCCACCTGCGTGAGCAGCGGGGCATGACGGCCGAGCAGGTCGCCGACGTCCTGATGGTCTCCCAGTCGAAGATCAGCCGGCTGGAGAACGGCCGCCGCAGCATCAGCCCGCGCGATGTCCGCGACCTGTGCGAGCTCTACGAGGTCACCGACCCGAAGATGCGCGGCAGCCTGCTGGAGATGGCCCGGGAGTCCAAGCAGCGCGGCTGGTGGAACGACTTCGGCGACATCCCCTACAGCGTCTACATCGGCCTGGAGGCGGCGGCCTTCTCGATCCGCTCCTACGAGTCCTCCTTCGTGCCCGGGCTGCTGCAGACCCGCGAGTACGCGGAGGCGGTGGTGCACGGCACCCAGCCGGACACCGACACCGAGGCGATCCGCCGCCGGGTGGAGGTGCGCCTCAAGCGGCAGGACCGGCTGACCGGCGAGGACCAGCTGGCCAGCTTCTGGTCGGTGATAGACGAAGCGGTGCTGGCCCGGGAGGTCGGCGGGCCCACGGTGATGAGCCAGCAGCTGCGCCGGCTGCTGGAGGCCAGCGAGCAGGCGAACGTCAACATCCAGGTGATCCCGTTCACGCGCGGCGCCCACCCCGGTATGACCGGGACATTCTCCCTGATGGAGTTCCCCGAGTCCGCCGATTCCACAGTTGTCTACTTCGAAGGGGTGACGAGCGACCTGTACCTGGAGAAGGAGGCAGACGTCCGCCGCTATACCGGTCTCTACGACCACCTGCGGGCTGCCGCCTTCGGCGTCGCCGAGTCGAGGTCGCTGATCACCACCTATGCGGAGGTATACGAGAATGAGCTCCAAGACCCTGACCGTTGA
- a CDS encoding DUF397 domain-containing protein, giving the protein MSSKTLTVDPAWRKSSHSGGNGACVEVAVPAPATVAVRDSKDPSGPQLRFSPEAWHAFAGAAGHGAFGAR; this is encoded by the coding sequence ATGAGCTCCAAGACCCTGACCGTTGACCCGGCCTGGCGCAAGAGCAGCCACAGCGGCGGGAACGGCGCCTGCGTGGAGGTCGCGGTACCCGCGCCGGCCACCGTCGCGGTCCGGGACTCCAAGGACCCGTCCGGTCCGCAGCTGCGCTTCTCCCCCGAGGCCTGGCACGCGTTCGCGGGTGCCGCCGGGCACGGCGCGTTCGGCGCCCGCTGA
- a CDS encoding GNAT family N-acetyltransferase — translation MPALLPHHLPPGYRSRPATTADIELMYRLIASCEEELDGSVETDLDIVAADLARPGLDPALDTLLVFAPDGELAGRAWVNRRSEVDVHPGHRGLGLGDSLLTWVEARARESGGTRIAQTVPDRDHQGVALLRRHGYVPMVTSWLLELISPTEPVVPEPPAGITVRPFRPGDERAAHQLTEDAFDEWQQRRRSYEEWALLTVERATFAPAVSMLAFAGDQLVGAVLSLDVPESGEGYIERVAVRRDHRNQGIARVLLQHTFRGFHRQGRPVCTLWTHSNTGALSLYEKLGMTIRRSATVHYKDLTTP, via the coding sequence ATGCCTGCTCTCCTACCCCACCACCTGCCGCCCGGCTACCGCAGCCGCCCGGCGACCACCGCCGACATCGAACTGATGTACCGTCTGATCGCCTCCTGTGAAGAGGAGTTGGACGGAAGCGTCGAGACCGATCTCGACATCGTCGCCGCGGACCTCGCCCGGCCCGGCCTGGATCCGGCGCTGGACACCCTGCTCGTGTTCGCACCGGACGGCGAACTGGCGGGCCGCGCCTGGGTGAACCGGCGCTCCGAGGTCGACGTCCACCCCGGTCACCGGGGGCTGGGCCTGGGCGACTCGCTGCTGACCTGGGTCGAGGCGCGGGCCCGCGAGTCGGGTGGCACGCGGATCGCCCAGACCGTCCCGGACCGCGATCACCAGGGCGTCGCACTGCTTCGACGGCACGGCTACGTGCCGATGGTCACCAGCTGGCTGCTGGAGCTCATCTCGCCCACCGAACCGGTGGTGCCCGAGCCGCCGGCGGGCATCACGGTCCGCCCGTTCCGGCCCGGCGACGAGCGGGCGGCGCACCAACTCACCGAGGACGCCTTCGACGAGTGGCAGCAGCGCCGGCGGTCCTACGAGGAGTGGGCGCTGCTCACCGTCGAGCGCGCCACCTTCGCACCGGCCGTCTCGATGCTGGCCTTCGCCGGGGACCAACTCGTCGGCGCGGTGCTGTCGCTGGACGTCCCGGAGAGCGGCGAGGGCTACATCGAGCGGGTCGCGGTGCGGCGCGACCACCGCAACCAGGGGATCGCCCGCGTCCTGCTGCAGCACACCTTCCGCGGCTTCCACCGCCAGGGCCGGCCGGTCTGCACGCTCTGGACGCACTCCAACACCGGCGCGCTGTCGCTCTACGAGAAGCTCGGCATGACGATCCGGCGCAGCGCCACCGTCCACTACAAGGACCTCACCACGCCGTAG
- a CDS encoding Uma2 family endonuclease — translation MVSVSAQPIAYGDVDHEAALKYAVQLIDHRWAQVIEGRIVLVSPMWDHEKTAARIRRQLDAKADELGCIIGSGNLDLPGSPNWYIPDLAVLPQELAEGAGALLPHQTLLVVEVTSESNGETDRVVKRKRYAQYGAPLYLLADRQDRTCTLFAEPHDLGYAVVDGPHPFGAVLHLPAPFDLALDTTGL, via the coding sequence ATGGTCAGCGTGAGTGCACAACCCATCGCGTACGGGGACGTCGACCACGAAGCAGCACTGAAGTACGCCGTCCAGCTCATCGACCATCGGTGGGCGCAGGTCATCGAAGGGCGGATCGTCCTGGTGTCACCGATGTGGGACCACGAGAAGACGGCTGCCAGGATCCGCCGCCAGCTCGATGCCAAGGCCGATGAGCTCGGCTGCATCATCGGCTCGGGCAACCTCGACCTGCCCGGCTCGCCGAACTGGTACATCCCCGACCTCGCCGTCCTGCCGCAGGAGCTGGCCGAGGGAGCCGGGGCGCTGCTCCCCCACCAGACCCTCCTGGTGGTCGAGGTGACCTCGGAGTCGAACGGCGAGACCGACCGGGTCGTCAAGCGCAAGCGCTACGCGCAGTACGGCGCCCCGCTCTACCTCCTGGCCGACCGCCAGGACCGCACGTGCACCCTGTTCGCCGAACCGCACGACCTCGGCTACGCGGTGGTGGACGGCCCCCACCCGTTCGGGGCCGTCCTCCACCTGCCGGCGCCGTTCGACCTGGCGTTGGACACCACCGGCCTCTGA
- a CDS encoding aldo/keto reductase, whose product MTSQTITASSSGTWQLGNLTVNRLGFGAMRLTGTGPFDMGVPSDRARSIAVLRRAVELGVNHIDTAAFYFSALRSANELINTALAPRTEDLVITTKVGPGRDNSGEWWWAEPAQLRGQVEENLRQLGRDHLDVVNLRNKGRAVAPLVERFGALAELREAGLIRHLGLSNVTVEQLAAARAVAPVVCVQNRFGIGATAEQREVLRVCGERGVAFVPFFAIAGEGREEGVAEGQDQAVLDIARAHGASVAQVRLAWTLQQGPHVLAIPGTGNPDHLVENVAAAALRLTEAELARLDAV is encoded by the coding sequence ATGACTTCCCAGACGATCACCGCGTCCTCGTCCGGCACCTGGCAGCTCGGCAACCTGACGGTCAACCGGCTCGGCTTCGGCGCGATGCGCCTGACCGGCACCGGCCCCTTCGACATGGGTGTCCCCAGCGACCGCGCCCGGTCGATCGCGGTGCTGCGGCGCGCGGTGGAGTTGGGGGTGAACCACATCGACACCGCCGCGTTCTACTTCTCCGCGCTCCGCTCGGCCAACGAGCTGATCAACACCGCGCTCGCGCCCCGCACCGAGGACCTGGTGATCACCACCAAGGTCGGCCCGGGCCGGGACAACAGCGGCGAGTGGTGGTGGGCCGAGCCGGCCCAACTGCGCGGGCAGGTGGAGGAGAACCTGCGCCAGCTCGGCCGCGACCACCTCGACGTGGTGAACCTGCGGAACAAGGGCAGGGCGGTTGCGCCCCTCGTCGAGCGGTTCGGCGCGCTGGCCGAGCTGCGTGAGGCGGGGCTGATCCGGCACCTGGGGCTCTCCAACGTGACGGTCGAGCAGCTCGCCGCCGCGCGGGCCGTCGCGCCGGTGGTCTGCGTGCAGAACCGGTTCGGCATCGGTGCCACGGCCGAGCAGCGCGAGGTGCTGCGGGTCTGCGGGGAGCGGGGTGTGGCGTTCGTGCCGTTCTTCGCGATCGCGGGGGAGGGGCGCGAGGAGGGCGTCGCCGAGGGCCAGGACCAGGCGGTGCTCGACATCGCCCGGGCGCACGGGGCCTCGGTCGCCCAGGTGCGGCTGGCCTGGACCCTGCAGCAGGGCCCGCACGTGCTGGCCATCCCGGGCACCGGCAACCCGGACCACCTGGTGGAGAACGTGGCGGCCGCCGCGCTGCGGCTCACCGAGGCGGAGCTGGCCCGGCTCGACGCCGTCTGA
- the aspS gene encoding aspartate--tRNA(Asn) ligase, producing the protein MIHPVERTMVADLRQHAEESPGAGRTVTVAGWVHTLRLQSTMQFVLVRDQSGIVQVTHRKADDELTAVLDGLTTESAVRITGRVVANPVVKLGGLELVPETVEVLNRAAAPLPIDEHSGPEPRLDWRFLDIRRRPAAQLVFAVQTTFEAGMREYAYAAGCTELHTPKLMGTASESGAEVFELGYFGGSAYLAQSPQFYKQMAIASGIDRVFEIGPVFRAEPSYTSRHATEFTGVDVELAWTTDVEEVQRFEEEMIAHALGRVAERHGAAIQEEFGVAVTVPTTPFPRVTMAEAHRILREELGWDPEGVKVDLDPEGERALSAHFQRETGHEFVFVTHYPAGIRPFYHARPADRPDLTLSFDLLWKGLEVTTGAQREHRYEVLVEQAAQKGMRTEPLADYLNCFRYGCPPHGGFGMGLGRMLMVLLGLGSLRDAVFLFRGPNRLTP; encoded by the coding sequence ATGATCCACCCCGTCGAGCGCACCATGGTCGCCGACCTGCGCCAACACGCCGAAGAATCCCCCGGGGCCGGCCGGACGGTCACCGTCGCCGGCTGGGTGCACACCCTGCGCCTGCAGAGCACGATGCAGTTCGTCCTGGTCCGCGACCAGAGCGGCATCGTCCAGGTCACCCACCGCAAGGCGGACGACGAGCTGACCGCCGTGCTGGACGGTCTCACCACCGAGTCCGCGGTGCGGATCACCGGCCGGGTGGTCGCCAACCCGGTGGTCAAGCTGGGTGGCCTGGAGCTGGTCCCCGAGACGGTGGAGGTGCTCAACCGGGCCGCCGCGCCGCTGCCGATCGACGAGCACTCGGGCCCCGAACCCCGGCTGGACTGGCGGTTCCTGGACATCCGGCGCCGCCCGGCGGCCCAGCTGGTCTTCGCCGTGCAGACCACCTTCGAGGCGGGCATGCGCGAGTACGCCTACGCGGCCGGCTGCACCGAGCTGCACACCCCGAAGCTGATGGGCACCGCCTCCGAGTCCGGCGCCGAGGTCTTCGAGCTGGGCTACTTCGGCGGCAGCGCCTACCTGGCCCAATCGCCGCAGTTCTACAAGCAGATGGCGATCGCGAGCGGCATCGACCGGGTCTTCGAGATCGGGCCGGTGTTCCGCGCCGAGCCCTCCTACACCTCCCGGCACGCCACCGAGTTCACCGGTGTCGACGTCGAACTCGCCTGGACCACCGACGTCGAGGAGGTGCAGCGGTTCGAGGAGGAGATGATCGCGCACGCCCTGGGTCGGGTGGCCGAGCGCCACGGTGCCGCGATCCAGGAGGAGTTCGGGGTGGCGGTGACGGTGCCGACCACGCCGTTCCCGCGGGTCACCATGGCCGAGGCGCACCGGATCCTGCGCGAGGAGCTGGGCTGGGACCCCGAGGGCGTCAAGGTCGACCTCGACCCCGAGGGCGAGCGCGCGCTGTCGGCTCACTTCCAGCGGGAGACCGGGCACGAGTTCGTCTTCGTCACCCACTACCCGGCCGGGATCAGGCCGTTCTACCACGCCCGACCGGCCGACCGGCCCGACCTCACGCTCAGCTTCGACCTGCTCTGGAAGGGCCTGGAGGTCACCACCGGTGCCCAGCGCGAGCACCGCTACGAGGTGCTGGTCGAGCAGGCGGCGCAGAAGGGCATGCGGACCGAGCCGCTGGCCGACTACCTGAACTGCTTCCGCTACGGCTGCCCGCCGCACGGCGGCTTCGGGATGGGCCTGGGGCGGATGCTGATGGTGCTGCTCGGCCTGGGCTCGCTGCGCGACGCGGTCTTCCTCTTCCGCGGGCCGAACCGCCTGACGCCGTGA
- the trxA gene encoding thioredoxin, giving the protein MAEKVAAVTDASFGVEVLESELPVLVDFTADWCPPCRMIAPVLDAVAVEEAHRIKVVSLDVDTNPETQAAYGVLSMPTLMVFKGGEPVKVMVGARAKAKLLRELAEVVA; this is encoded by the coding sequence ATGGCTGAGAAGGTGGCAGCGGTGACCGACGCGAGTTTCGGCGTGGAGGTGCTGGAGAGCGAGCTCCCGGTGCTGGTCGACTTCACCGCCGACTGGTGCCCGCCGTGCCGGATGATCGCACCGGTGCTGGACGCGGTGGCGGTCGAGGAGGCGCACCGGATCAAGGTGGTCTCGCTCGACGTGGACACCAACCCCGAGACGCAGGCCGCCTACGGAGTGCTCTCGATGCCGACCCTGATGGTCTTCAAGGGCGGCGAGCCGGTGAAGGTGATGGTCGGCGCCCGGGCGAAGGCCAAGCTGCTGCGGGAGCTGGCCGAGGTGGTCGCCTAG
- a CDS encoding MerR family transcriptional regulator, whose protein sequence is MRIGELAERAGTTTRTLRYYESRGLLTARRTGNGYRAYGEDELRLVRQIRLLQDFGFELEDTRPFVECLRAGHAAGDSCPASLEVYRRKLAELDDCLARLGAVREQVAGQLARAELEVASAHAEPRCEWTAQQSPARQTVTQQAATQQAAAQQAAAQQTVAQQTREDEVDG, encoded by the coding sequence ATGCGGATCGGGGAGCTGGCGGAGCGTGCGGGAACGACCACCCGCACCTTGCGGTACTACGAGTCGCGCGGCCTGCTGACCGCCCGGCGCACCGGCAACGGCTACCGGGCGTACGGGGAGGACGAGCTGCGGCTGGTCCGCCAGATCCGGCTGCTCCAGGACTTCGGCTTCGAGCTGGAGGACACCCGCCCCTTCGTGGAGTGCCTGCGGGCGGGGCACGCGGCGGGTGACTCCTGCCCGGCCTCGCTGGAGGTCTACCGGCGCAAGCTGGCCGAGCTGGACGACTGCCTGGCCCGGCTCGGCGCGGTGCGCGAGCAGGTGGCGGGGCAGCTGGCCCGCGCCGAGTTGGAGGTGGCGAGCGCGCACGCGGAGCCCCGGTGCGAGTGGACGGCCCAGCAGTCGCCGGCCCGGCAGACAGTGACTCAACAGGCAGCGACTCAACAGGCCGCGGCCCAACAGGCCGCGGCCCAACAGACAGTGGCCCAACAGACACGGGAGGACGAGGTAGATGGCTGA
- a CDS encoding ADP-ribosylglycohydrolase family protein: MIPLWSRAQQQDYRSRVRGCLLGGAIGDALGAGIEFDTLDKIRRDHGPDGVTGFVTAYGKRGAVTDDTQMTLFTVDGLIRAHVRQAAGGWHPPTDVHHAYLRWAATQRDWGPDERRRDLGWLGREEWLYARRAPGSACLSGLSGPDAERLGTLEAPKNPHSKGCGTVMRAAPFGLLLGWEPGLVFQLALECSVLTHGHPTGYLSAGALAVIVHAVLRGATVEEGVELALGLLGERPGHEETSAALRGALAAVRAGEPSAERVAALGEGWVAEEALAIGVYCALVAEDVRSGLLLAVNHSGDSDSTGTVCGNLLGALHGETALPAEWLVELEGRGTVLELADDLVLELSHGAELHGPGAGPAWRERYPVG, from the coding sequence GTGATACCCCTGTGGTCACGCGCCCAGCAGCAGGACTACCGCAGCCGGGTCCGCGGCTGCCTGCTCGGCGGCGCGATCGGTGACGCGCTCGGCGCCGGCATCGAGTTCGACACGCTCGACAAGATCCGGCGGGACCACGGCCCGGACGGCGTGACCGGCTTCGTCACGGCCTACGGCAAGCGCGGCGCCGTCACCGACGACACCCAGATGACCCTCTTCACGGTGGACGGCCTGATCCGGGCCCACGTCCGCCAGGCCGCCGGCGGCTGGCACCCGCCCACCGACGTGCACCACGCCTACCTGCGCTGGGCCGCCACCCAGCGCGACTGGGGCCCGGACGAGCGGCGCCGCGACCTGGGCTGGCTCGGGCGCGAGGAGTGGCTCTACGCGCGGCGGGCGCCGGGCTCGGCCTGCCTGTCCGGTCTCTCCGGGCCGGACGCCGAGCGGCTGGGCACCCTGGAGGCGCCGAAGAACCCGCACTCCAAGGGCTGCGGCACGGTGATGCGGGCGGCGCCGTTCGGGCTGCTGCTCGGTTGGGAGCCCGGTCTGGTCTTCCAACTGGCGCTCGAATGCTCGGTGCTGACCCATGGCCACCCGACCGGCTACCTCTCCGCCGGGGCGCTGGCGGTGATCGTGCACGCCGTGCTGCGCGGCGCGACGGTGGAGGAGGGGGTCGAGCTGGCGCTCGGCCTGCTGGGCGAGCGGCCGGGCCACGAGGAGACCTCGGCGGCGCTGCGCGGGGCGCTGGCGGCGGTGCGGGCCGGCGAGCCGTCGGCGGAGCGGGTGGCCGCGCTGGGGGAGGGCTGGGTGGCCGAGGAGGCACTGGCGATCGGGGTGTACTGCGCGCTGGTCGCCGAGGACGTGCGCAGCGGCCTGCTGCTCGCGGTCAACCACTCGGGGGACAGCGACTCGACCGGGACGGTCTGCGGCAACCTGCTGGGCGCGCTGCACGGTGAGACCGCGCTGCCCGCCGAGTGGCTGGTCGAACTGGAGGGCCGGGGCACCGTGCTGGAGCTCGCCGACGACCTGGTGCTGGAGCTGAGCCACGGCGCCGAGCTGCACGGCCCGGGCGCCGGGCCTGCCTGGCGCGAGCGCTACCCGGTGGGGTGA
- a CDS encoding tyrosine-protein phosphatase: MRTSPRLVAAATALTSALLLGTASPALADTHHRSAAIPFTTATATQQADGSFTLTWTAPGTHHVTVYAGQDQDDIAHREPVARATGSATVTVKVPAADRWYFQLVPDHGDPLTIADRSLHLASAPNFRDAGGYRTADGHWVRMGVVYRSGDLSQLSAADLAELRRLGIADVFDLRTPGEQQAAPDRLPAGAKEFSENVLGVADTGAFNVTTPAAAVQQMEDAERTMVAAPSAKSAYHAVFTALVERDDENVLYHCTAGKDRTGWASAALLTALGVPSDTVMADYLASNTYRAALNAATLAKLPPAYQAIYKPLLDVRPEYLNAGFDEVTKDFGSFNGYLKNGLGLDNRDLRDLKAQLLVG, translated from the coding sequence ATGCGCACTTCTCCCCGCCTGGTTGCCGCCGCCACCGCCCTGACCAGCGCCCTCCTGCTCGGCACCGCCTCCCCCGCACTGGCCGACACGCACCACCGCTCCGCCGCCATCCCGTTCACCACCGCCACCGCGACCCAGCAGGCCGACGGCAGCTTCACCCTGACCTGGACCGCCCCCGGCACCCACCACGTCACCGTCTACGCCGGCCAGGACCAGGACGACATCGCGCACCGCGAGCCGGTCGCCCGCGCCACCGGCTCGGCCACCGTGACCGTCAAGGTGCCGGCCGCCGACCGCTGGTACTTCCAGCTGGTCCCGGACCACGGCGACCCGCTGACCATCGCCGACCGCTCGCTGCACCTGGCCTCGGCCCCCAACTTCCGTGACGCCGGCGGCTACCGCACCGCCGACGGCCACTGGGTGCGGATGGGCGTGGTCTACCGTTCCGGCGACCTCAGCCAGCTGAGCGCCGCCGACCTGGCCGAGCTGCGCCGCCTGGGCATCGCCGACGTCTTCGACCTGCGCACGCCCGGCGAGCAGCAGGCCGCCCCCGACCGGCTGCCGGCCGGCGCGAAGGAGTTCAGCGAGAACGTGCTGGGCGTCGCCGACACCGGCGCGTTCAACGTCACCACCCCGGCCGCCGCCGTGCAGCAGATGGAGGACGCCGAGCGCACCATGGTCGCCGCGCCGTCCGCCAAGTCCGCCTACCACGCGGTCTTCACCGCGCTGGTGGAGCGCGACGACGAGAACGTGCTCTACCACTGCACCGCCGGCAAGGACCGCACCGGCTGGGCCAGCGCCGCGCTGCTCACCGCGCTCGGCGTGCCGAGCGACACGGTGATGGCCGACTACCTGGCGAGCAACACCTACCGGGCGGCCCTCAACGCGGCCACCCTGGCGAAGCTGCCGCCCGCCTACCAGGCGATCTACAAGCCGCTGCTGGACGTGCGGCCCGAGTACCTGAACGCCGGGTTCGACGAGGTCACCAAGGACTTCGGCTCCTTCAACGGCTACCTGAAGAACGGCCTGGGCCTGGACAACCGCGACCTGCGCGACCTGAAGGCGCAGCTGCTGGTCGGCTGA